TGGAACTGGACGTGGTCCACGGCGACGACGGGCCGCGAACCGTCCCCGTCTACGTTGGCGGGACCGGCTTCAAGATGCTGGAACTCACCGGCCACTTCGCCGATGGGGCCCTGTTGAACTACCTTGTCAGCCCGGAGTACAACGAGAAGGCCCTTGACGCACTGGAGACCGGGGCGGAGCGTGGTGGTCGCTCTCTTGACGACATCGACCGGCCCCAGCTCGTCGTCTGCTCGATGGACCACGACGAAGAGAAAGCCCTGGACAACGCCCGCGAACTCATCACGCAGTACCTCGGGCAACAGCCACACATCATGAAAGCCAGCGGCGTCAGCCAGGACCTCATCGACGAGGTGGGTGAGACCATCGGCGGGTGGCCGGCCGACAAGGACGACATCAAAGAGGGCATGCACCTCATTCCGGACGACGTGGTGCACAAACTCACCGCCAGCGGCACGCCCGAACAGTGTCGGGAGAAAGTCCGGGAGTACGCAGAGACGGGCTGTCAGTGCCCGATTCTCTATCCGCTTGGCGACGACCGGCGGCTGCTGATCGACGAGTTTGCGGACGGCTACCTGTAACCAGGGACGGCGCGCAGCCACGCGGCACAGACCCCCCTTCCTGTTGTTAATTGTGGTTGAGACGGGATACTCGCTCCCTCGTGGTGGCGCAGACGTACTGCCGACAGTATCAGTCGTCGTCGACCGGCGGTGCGCCCGCTCCCGTCTCGACAGGATCGGGTTCCAGTCCTGCGGTGTACTCAGTTGGCCCGGTTCCGACACTCCCGCCGGGGAACACAATATTGAGAATGAGGGCGGCCATCCCACCGGTGACAAGTGCGGACCCGAACAGCGTCTGTACCTCAGACGGGAAGTTCTGGAGGATTTCAGGGCGGAACGCGACGCCGAGGCCGAGCGCCATCGACATCGCAAGGATGGTCGAATTGCGGTGGTCTAACTCGACGTTTTGCGTGATGAGGCGTGCGCCCGAGGAGAATATCATCGCGAACAGGATGAGCGCGCCGCCGCCCAGCACGGCGTCGGGCATCGCCGAGACGACTGCGCCGACTTTCGGGATAAATCCGAGTGCAAGCAGCACGACGCCCCCGATGCCGGCGACGTACCGGCTGGCGACGCCGGTGAAGTTCACGAGGCCGACGTTCTGCGAGAACGACGTGTTCGGGAGCGCGTTGAACACCGCACCGAAAACGCTCATGACGCCGTCAGCGACGAGGCCGCCACGGATTTCCTCGCGCGTGGCGTTCCGACCGGTTGCGGATACTGTCCCCGAGATGTCCCCGATAGTCTCCATGCCGGTAATGATGTAGAGGAAGGCCACGGTGACGACGGCGCTTGGCTCGAAGGCGAGGCCGTACTTGAGCGGAACGGGAACCGTCACCCAGCCGGCAGCGGCGACTGCCGAGAGGTCAACCACACCTAGCGCAAGCGCGGCGAGGTAGCCGACGATGATGCCCACGAATACGCTGATGACGCGGAGAAAGCCCTCGAAGAACTGGTTCAGCCCGACCGTGACTATCAGCACGAGCCCCGCGAGGCCGAGATTCACGAAGGAGCCGTATCCCTCCGCTGATGGGCCGGCCGAGGCCCCCGCGGCGTAGTTCATGCCCGTGGGGATGAGCGTCAATCCGATGAGCATTACGACGATACCGGTGACCAGCGGGGGGAAGAACCGCCGGAACCGGTCGAACGAGACGCCCATGATGACCTCGACCGGCGCGGCAAGCAGTGACGCGCCGAAGACGGCGGCGATACCGAACTGGTTGCCGATGCCGATAAGCGGCCCGAGAAACGCGAAACTGGTCCCCATGACGACCGGGAGCCGCGCGCCGACGGGGCCGACCGGGTACGCCTGAACGATGGTCGCAATGCCGGCGACGATGAGTGCCATCTGGACGAGAAACGTCGTCTCCCCTGTGACGGAGCCGACAGCCCCGGCAAGGATGAGCGGGGGCGCAACGTTGCCCAGAAACATCGCGAGCACGTGCTGGATGCCGAGTGGAATCGCCTTCCCCAGCGGCGGTTTGTCTTCGATATCGTACAGTACGACTGACTGCTGTTCTGCCTCTGGACCGCTCATGGGACGCCATCCAGTCCCCTATCTTTTCAATCCACCTACTAGAATCCTTATATCAATATATGTGTTTAACTCTGTCCGAGATACCTATTCGAATGTCTCACTAATTTGTGATACTCGTTGGATATGCGTCCTGCTACACTTTGCAACTGCAACTCCATCGACTCGGAAGTGTATTGAAACTGATCGCAAAATGGCAGTGTGCGGGCCCGTGTCGGGGCAACTGTCCGGTCGTCAGTCGTCGGCTGCGGCTTCTTCGGCCGTGCCGTACAGACCTTCGACCTCTGCGATTTCGGGGTCGATTCGATCCACCCCGCCGGTCGCCTTCTCGGCGCTTTTCGTGTCCTTCAGGCCGAAGCCGGTGGACACCACGACGACCGTTTCGTCCTGTTCGATGATTCCCCGGTCGAGCGCCGTCTGAACGCCCGCGATAGGCGCTGCTCCCGCCGGCTCGGAGTAGATTCCTTCGGTGCTGCCAAGTAGCGTTTCGGCTTCCAGAATCTCTTCATCGGAGACCAGCACGCTGGTGCCACCGCTCTGTTCCAGCGCGCGGCAAGCCTTAATCGTGTTCCGCGGCCGTCCGACTGCGATTGAATCGGCCAGCGTTTCGGCGATATCGTCGATATCCTCGTGGTTGTGGAAGGCGTCGTGGATCGCCGACGCCCCTTCGGCCTGAACCCCTAGCATTTTGGGGTGGTCATCGACGTAGCCGAGGTCGTAGAACTCCTTGAACCCCTTCCAGGCCCCGGCAATCGTACAGCCGTCGCCCATCGAAAACACGACCCAGTCCGGGACGTGTCCGCGGGCGATAGACTGGTCTGCGAGCTCGTGGCCGACGGTGCGCTTGCCCTCGACCTGGAACGGATTGATAGCCGCGTTGCGGTTGTACCAGCCGTACTTCTCGGTGACCTCGACGCTGAGGTCGTAGGCTTCGTCGTAGTTGCCGTTGACAGCAAGGACATCCGCGCCGTAGACGAGCGGCTGTGCGAGTTTCCCCGTCGGGGCGTCACCGGGGACGAAAATACGGCAGTCCATCCCCCCGCGGGCGGCATAGCCCGACAGTGACGCGGCGGCGTTCCCGGTGGAGGCGCAGGTGATGATATCGCGCCCGGCGTGTTTTGCTTTCGTGACCGCGATAGCGCTGGCGCGGTCCTTGAAGCAGCCGGTCGGGTTCCGTCCGTCGTCTTTGACCAGTGTCTCCACGCCCAGCGCAGCGCTGAGATTCGGCGCGTCGAAGAGGTCCGTCCCGCCCTCGTTGAGCGTCACGATATCGGCGTCCGCTGCGACTGGCAGAAACGCCTCGTACTTCCATTGACTTGCGATCGGCCCGCCGAGGTCGCCGTCAAACGCATCATCGATAGCATCGTAGTCGTACGTCACCTCGAGAATTCCCTTCACGCCCTCGTGTTCGGGACAGGTGTAGATGATCCGGTTCGGGTCGTACTCTGCCCCACAGAGTGTACACTCGAGGGTTGTGACTTGCGTCATGCCCATACTACTTCCTCAGTACAACTGGGTATAAAACCGTACTGTGGCTTCAGCCCGATTGTCAGGCGATCCCCCTCTGTTGTGGCTGACACACCTTCACACACTGGCCGCACACGCCACACATCTATTTGTGAACTGGCTATCAGGTCAATGGACGGCAAAACGCTACAACGGGCGGTTCAGGAACTGGCCCCGGCCCGCCGTTGACCGAACCCTGTGGTCCTTTGCGACAATCTCACCGCCAGCGATGACTGTGTCCACGCGCGCGCTCCAGTGCTGTCCCTCGTATGGCGTCCAGCCACCGACGAACGTGTGGTCGTCGGCGGTAACTTCGTACTCCTCGTCCCGGATGAGAACCACGTCCGCATCTGTGCCCTGCTGCAGTGAACCTTTTCGGGGGTAGATGCCAGCACTTCGGGCCGGAGCCGCGCATACGAGCTCACAGAGCCGTGGCCACGAAAGCCGACCCTTGTGGACGCCCTCACTGACGAGGAACTCGACCATTGTTTCGACGCCCGGGAGGCCGGCGTATGGCTCCCAGATGTCATCCCAGCCGACATCCCGAGTTTCGCGGTACGTCGGGAAGTGGTCCGTGCCGATGAGGTCGATCGTCCCGTCCTGAACCGCATCCCAGAGCCGCTCCCGCTCGGCATCGGACTTGAGGCTTGGATTGACCTTCAGGAACGGTCCCTTGTCGGCAACGTCCTCCTTCGAGAAGGCCAGATACTGCGGACAGGTTTCGAGCGTGACTGGGACGTTCGCTCGCGATTTGAAGCGGCCGGCCTCGCGTGCGCCGCTCCCGCTTGAGATGTGGACGACGTGCAGCGGGCAGTCGGCGTATTCCGCGAAATAGCCCGCCCGAGAGATCGCGTCAAGTTCGGCTTCGAGCGGTCGTGAACCCATGTACACCTCAGGGTCATCGCTGACGATAGTCGACCGCGCGTCGTCAAGGAGTCCCTGCGTCTCGCAGTGGACGCGAACTGTTCCGCCGGCATCGCCGACGTGCCGCATGAGTGCTGCGATGGACGCGTCACTCGCCAGATACGGGTCAGCGGTAAACGTTTTGAAATCCGCTACTCCGGCGCTCATGATGCCAGACACGTCGATATCGGGGTCCTGAATATTGCCCGCAACGAGGCCGAAATCGATGTGGGCCAGCGTCGAACACGTCTCCGCTTTCCTCTGTATTGCCTCCGGCGTCGTGACGGGTGTCTGGGTCGGTAGCTCGATGACTGTCGTCACTCCACCGGCAACCGCACTCGCGGTCTGGGACGCGAAATCGATACCATCAGGAAACAGTTCGTCGTCGTGCATGTGTGTGTGCACGTCGGTAGCGCCCGGGAGCGCGACCATGCCGTCCGCGTCGATGACGGTGTCCGGATTACTGGGGGTTGGGACCGCCGACGCCGGACCAGCAGCGTCTATCGTTCCGTCCGACATCGTGATTTCACCGTGCTGGACACCTGATGCCGTCACCACCTGTGCGTCTTTAATGTGAATGTCTGTCATGATAGAACAGCCCGGGCGAATGACGAAAACAGTTGGTGTGTGAGACGCCACATCCGTCGCACACGGTGGTTGTGAGAGAGTGGCTGCTAAGGCTGTTCTGGGGCGGAGTAGCTTTTAGTCAGTTGCTGATATCCCCCAACCTGTGATACTGAACGCAGGGACGCTCATCACGATGGACGATGAGCGCACGGTCCGGTCAGAGGTACATGTCGTTGTCGAGGACGGTGAAATCGTCGCTATCGAGGACGGGTACGCCTCGGGCGACGAGGTTGTTGACGCCACCGAGGAAGTTGTCATCCCGGGGTTGGTGAACTGTCATACCCACATGTACGCACTCCCGATTCGCGGCGCGCCGCTCGCTGCGTCACCTGAGAGTTTCTACGAAGCGCTCGTCGACATCTGGTGGAACGTCGACGAGGCGTTTACCGAACGTGACGCTCGCCTGTCCGCACTGGGTTCCTCTGTCGAGATGCTTCAGAGCGGCGTCACCACCTTCTGTGACAACTACTCCGGGCCAAACACGCTGCCGGGCGGTCTCGACGCCGTCGCAGAGGGTGTCGCACAGACACCGATCCGCGGGATGATTACGTTCGAGACGACAGCCCGAAACTCCGAAGCCCAGGCCAGAGATGGAATCGCGGAGAATCAGCGGTTCATCGACGAAGCGGAGGACCAGTACGACACCGTGTCCGGCCACTACTGCCTCCACACGCTGTTTACCAACACCGAAGACATCGTTGCGGAGTGTGTCGACCGGGCTACCGATGACAACCGTCCCATCCAGATCCATCTTGAAGAGGGACTGGTCGACGTTCACGAATCCATCGCCGACTACGGGGAACGACCGGTGTTCGCGCTCGAAGACATGGGCTTTTTCGATGCTGAGGTCATCGCTGCCCACTGCGTCCATTCCACCGAGTCCGAAATCGAAGTACTTGCAGAACACGACGTTAACGTTGCTCACAATCCCTATTCCAATATCAACAACGCCGTCGGTATCGCCGATGTCGAAACGATGCAAGCCCACGAAATGACAATCGGGCTCGGTGACGACGGGTGGGATCCGGATATGTTCGAGACCATGCGTTCAGCCGTCGGTATCCACAAACTCAAGCAGCGCAACCCGAGCGGCTTCGACATGGCCACCGCCCTCGAATGGGCGACAATCGGCAGTGCGGCGGTGCTGGGGATGGATGACGCTGTCGGCAGTATCGAGGTCGGCAAACGCGGTGATTTTGTCACGCTGGATCTGGGGCCGAACCCGGTGCTGGACGGGAGTGCACCCTACTACGTCGTCAGCGCTGCAAGCCGTGCGGACGTTACCCGGACGATAATCGACGGAGAGTCTGTCTACGACCAGCAATCAGGCGTCACTGGCGTCGATGACTCGGACATGACTGCTGTCGGCGATGCCAGTGCCGAACTCTGGGAACGACTGTAGGGCGGTCACCAAACGGAGATGGTTTCAATTCGCTGTTACTGGGGGTCCTACTGATATACACCCTAAGGGTGTAAATATAATCTGCTGGTACATTCTGGAAAGTGCAGTCTATGAACGCAATTTTATTCACACTCTAAGGGTGTAAAATGGCAGGCAATATTTCGCTATCGCAGTCAATGTGCACATTCTGTACACACGGTATTTTGACTGTAGCGTGGTCGAGGGACCAAATCTGTCTCTTTCGTCCATTGTGGCAAATTTCTCCGCTTCCCGTATGTAATAGTGGGACTGTGAGCGTGGATGACATATGGTAGTTAGTGACGCCTTTGAGACGTTCACGCAGGTACTCGAATGCCTAGATTCGTCTGACACTGAGGTCAAATCGGTTTCAGTCAGGGGCCAGACAACCGCGGATAACGACGAGATCAGTGCCGACCTGACGCTCGCGACGCCGGTATTCGGTGGCGTATCGATACATGATGACGTCTCCGTCGACGCTGAGGAGTTTGATGTGATTGATAAACGGATCGAGATTGACGTGACGGTTACCGTCCCTGTTGGAACCAACATACCGGTCCCATCAGGCGATCAGGGGGACACGTCCAACGAACTGGCGGAAACCCTCTCGCAGTCGGATTCCGTGCCAGCGTACAAGGACCCTGAGGCACTCCAGGCAGCATACGATGCCTGCGATACGTTCCCGGAGATGACCGAGGCGCTTGATGCCGACGTGACTTCCGAAACTGTGCGCCGGTATATGGTGGAGTACGATATCCACGACCCGACGGACACGACGCCACAGGCAGGCGGACTCAGTCTTGCAGACGTGCAGGCAGAGTCCGATACTGACACCGATGCAGGTCCCGATGCCGGGTCAGACCCTTCTGACGACAGGGTGAGCGACAACAGTCAACCCGAAGAACCGGACGGACTGGGTGCCAGATCTGTCGCTGACCTGCTTGCCGAGGCTGACTCGCAGGACAGCGACGACAACCTTGTTGCGGATGGACTCGGTATCTCTCAGGACGTGACCGTGGCCCAGCTCGCTCAGACTGTTACCCAGTCCAACTCTCTGGACGAGGTGACCCAGCGTCTCGATCTGAGCCAGACACATGCACGGAGACTACTGTCAGAACTGGACCTCCTCGACCTCGTCACTCATCGACTGGCAGCCAACCAGATACGTGTCTCGAACGCCGAAATCAAGCGGCGTATCTCTGCTGCCAGTCATTAACGGCCCTCTACGTGGTGATTGTGCGCGAAGGTTAACCATCATTATAAAAGGAAACCGTTTTTGCAGCTTGGTTTGAATGTGTGGCAAATGGCAACTATCCGCGTACGTGATTGGACAAAAGAACAGATAGAGAAGATACGTGACACGGAGTCGCACTCCTCGCACGATTCGGTTATCAAGTCACTACTGAAAGACCGAAAGTTGGCCAAATACGCGGATGATGCCGCAGAGGCCGCTCCGGAGTCGATATCCGAGTCTTGGACGAATGAACCTGACACTGCGTTTGATGACCTGACTGTGCTCGGTGAACTGTCCGGTGCAGACAACGGGGTGTTGTTTCTCTGGTGTCCCAATTGCGGAAACGAACTGGCGCACTTGACTGCGGATAACCCACTTGGCCTGTCCGTGTTCGAGATCGAATGCCAGCGCTGTCTCACCCATCTTGACCGACACGCTATCGTTGCCATCGAAATCGGTTATCCGATCGAGCAGAAACTGGTTGAGGACTGTCTGCAAGACGACCTCAAGAAGTGTGTCGTGGACTACTGGGACCGGACACTCGATTCCGCCGCTGTGGGAGCGCTTGATGCCGATCTTGACCCGGCACATCTCGTCTGGCAGTTCGACCAGTATCTTCGGCAGTTCTCATGGCAGTGGCCTGCGGATGTCCCCGTTGTCGGCTTTGCCACGGGCGAAACCTATCGCAACACCACCACCGGTGAGTACCTCGAAGTTATCGAACCAGTCTCAGAGAACCGAAACGCAATGGATTCGTTCAAGATACGACGGTACACCGGCGACCCAGAAACCCACGACAGTGAGACGGAAATTCTCGATAGCACTACCGTTGTCGATCACATTGTTAATCGGCGACTTCTAATCCAAGCCCGTACCGACTCGGAGTCACTACCCGAGTCGACTGAACCGACAACGTGACCAGCGCAATTGGTCTGCATAGATATCTTTCGACTTCAGTTCTTCACAGTCTGAGTAAGCTCACACACGACTTAGATAGACGAAGTGATATTAAAACAAGAGAGAAATAGCCAAGATAGCCTTCTACAAGTCATATTTGTAGCCGGATTGTCGAAATATAGTCCCACAGTGCTAATATCTTGCCCTACTTTGAAAACAGATACTGCGTATTAGCTGGTCTCGTCTGTTGGACGGGAACATCGAAGGCACACAACGCTCTCTGCGACCCAGTTCACATCTGTCGAGCCACAGTGTGGGCAGCGGTGGTGGTCGGTGTCGTACTCCGTCGTCCCCCGAGGGGTCGCAAGGAAGCCGTCGTTAATGACCTGCTGAATAAGACTTGGGAACCGCTGGCGTTTGACGACGGCTCGCTGTGCGAGGAACCTGCCGGGGTCGCCCGGGTCTGTGCCATGGAGGTCTTCCCAGGGAAGAGCGATTTCGCCGTTGGCGGGGCCACGGGCGACCTGCTGGATGAGCGTTGCAGCGGACTCGAACAGCGGCGTCGTCCCCCACGCCTGCGGGTTGTCAATAGCACTTCCAGCGTCTTTGTAGGCTGATTCCGCCTCGCGGTACGCCGCCTCGACACCGTCGAGCCCTGCAACGGTTCGGAAATCCGCGACGAACTCATCGAGACAAGCGTGCTGAACCGGATGCTCGAGCCCGTTGGTCAAATCCTTGGCCACGGCGACGCCCTCGACGCCACGACGGGTGGCGCGTGTGTCGTTTCCGGCGACACGGTAACAGACCGCGCTTGTTGCGAGGTACTGAAGCCCGTCACCGACCCAGCCCTTCTCGTCAGCACCGAACGGCTCAATGCCTTCTCGCGGGTCCGAGAGAACACGCCACCCAGCCCGCGTGTATTCGTCTCCAGCCCGCCGATAATCGCGGTCAGCGATAGCAGCGACTGCTGCCGCTCGGTGTCCTGCATCCTGTGTGCGCATGAAGCCCTTACGGGGTACGCCCTGACAGGCTTTCGCACCCAACAAATCGGTATCACAGTCGGCCTGAACCGTCAGACAGAATACAGCCCCGCCCTCTCAGTGGTACATGGAGTCGGTACCTCTTGTTACGGCGCTTACGGTGTCATTTCGGTTTGTTATCGGGGTGGTTGCCGCTGTCGCCGCGACGGTTGTGATGGATCTGGTAATGGCCAGACTGCCGGAAGGCGAAACACCGCCGTTCATTGCCTCCGGTGTGTTAACAAACAGTGTTCCAGCCGACGCGCCGGGTCGGCTTGCGAACGTCGTCCATTACATCGCTGGCTGGTTGACTGGGCCGTTGTTCGTCTGGATGCTTCTCACCAGCGAAGGCCTTCTCGGTGGCCAGTCAATACTCGCGACAGTCGTCGCTGCTGCGGTCCTCTATTCGCTGATGGTCGGCTTCTTTGTCTTTGTCGTGCTCCCACGTTCCCGACTGCCGTCGGCTCGGATGGCGGATATCCGACGGGACTGGGCGATTTCGGCGGCTGCGTATCTACTCGTCCTCGTGCCACTCGTCGCACTCGGGTCTCGGATCGTCTGACCTGAGTTGAAGCGCAATCCTCTTTGGCTGAACGGTAACCGGGGTGTTTACTGCCCGCCTGACGGCGCTCACTCGCCGACCGACAGCGTGCCGTCCGGCCCCACCTCACCGACTTCGCCGGTGTGATACCAGTCGTCCCGAAGCGTTTGTGAGCCAGTCTGGCCGTCGTCGAGGAACCCACCGAGGACGGTTGGCCCACGGATCAATAGTTCTCTGTTTTCGGAGACAGCGATTTCAACGCCCGGCATTGGGTCGCCAATCGACCCCTGGACGAAGGATTCTGCCGGGTTCAGTGCGCCGACACCGGTTGTTCCGACCGAACCGTATAGCTCGCATACCGGAACGCCAAGCCCCCGGAAGAAGTACAGCAGATGGTCGTCGAGTCGGCCAGTCCCGGAGAGAGCGTAGGTGAGGTTTGATAACCCCGCTTCTTGCCGCAGCGGCTTGTACACGAGCCGGTTGGCGGCTCTGTATTTCAGCGGCGTTCCCTGGCCTTCGACGATACCCTCTCCGTAGGACGCCACTCGACCGCCGACCTTCCGTTTCATCCAGCCCATGTCACCCAGACGGTCCTGTATCGTCCCGTAGAGCTGCTGGTACATCTTCGGGACACCGACGAGCACCTCCGGCTCAACAGCCGCGAGTTGGTCGACAAACTCCTCGGCCCCGAGGTATGCGACGGCACTCCCGGTCGCCCAGAGGTAGTATGTCGAAACACGCTGATAGATGTGTGCCAGCGGAAGCGAACAGGTCCCGGTCGCTCCGGGACCGGTAGGAAGCGCCTCGCGGAGGCTCTCTGCTGCCGCCAGAAGATTTCGATGTGTCAGCGCACAGCCGGCCTTCTCTGCGGGGGAAGCCACGTCAAACGCGACTGTCGCAACCTCGTCACCGTCCGTCTGCAGACCGGGCAGCACTCTCGCCTCAGCAGTCGGTAAGTCCTCGAAATCGAGCACGGTTTCGACGGCCATCGCGAGGTCGTCGGCCACGTCTCCCGCTGCCACGAGTCCGGTTGCGCCGGTCCGCTCGATAATCTGGGCTGCCCGGTCGTCGCTCGCGGACGGGTAGAGTGCAACCGGGACCAGCCCGGCGAAGTGACAGGCCAGGTCGAGCACGGACCACTCGTATTGGGACTGTGCTCTGATTGCCAGTCGGTCCCCGGGGCGCAGTTCCGTCGATAGGAGGCCGCCCGCAACTGCCTTCGCCCGCTCGGCCAACTCTTCGAAACTCCGTTCGACGAACTCGCCGTCATCTCGGACGAGCGCCGCGGTCCGGTCCCCGTGGTCCGAAACGATGTCTTCGAACCAGGACGCTACTGACCCGTCCGGGACCGAAAGCGAGGCTCCGTCGTAGATGTCGCTGTCGAGGCGCAC
The Haloarcula marismortui ATCC 43049 DNA segment above includes these coding regions:
- a CDS encoding LLM class flavin-dependent oxidoreductase, translating into MSANQVFERGDRVGIYLQDKHSLEENVELVQYAEEQGIDEIWQAESRLARDAVSPLGAYAAVTDDIKLGTGVINNWTRNAALIAQSMSTLEELAGPDRIMCGIGAWWDPLAEKVGIDRSGALRAMRECVEVTQDLLDMENVTYDGEFVQMRDVELDVVHGDDGPRTVPVYVGGTGFKMLELTGHFADGALLNYLVSPEYNEKALDALETGAERGGRSLDDIDRPQLVVCSMDHDEEKALDNARELITQYLGQQPHIMKASGVSQDLIDEVGETIGGWPADKDDIKEGMHLIPDDVVHKLTASGTPEQCREKVREYAETGCQCPILYPLGDDRRLLIDEFADGYL
- a CDS encoding uracil-xanthine permease family protein, translated to MSGPEAEQQSVVLYDIEDKPPLGKAIPLGIQHVLAMFLGNVAPPLILAGAVGSVTGETTFLVQMALIVAGIATIVQAYPVGPVGARLPVVMGTSFAFLGPLIGIGNQFGIAAVFGASLLAAPVEVIMGVSFDRFRRFFPPLVTGIVVMLIGLTLIPTGMNYAAGASAGPSAEGYGSFVNLGLAGLVLIVTVGLNQFFEGFLRVISVFVGIIVGYLAALALGVVDLSAVAAAGWVTVPVPLKYGLAFEPSAVVTVAFLYIITGMETIGDISGTVSATGRNATREEIRGGLVADGVMSVFGAVFNALPNTSFSQNVGLVNFTGVASRYVAGIGGVVLLALGFIPKVGAVVSAMPDAVLGGGALILFAMIFSSGARLITQNVELDHRNSTILAMSMALGLGVAFRPEILQNFPSEVQTLFGSALVTGGMAALILNIVFPGGSVGTGPTEYTAGLEPDPVETGAGAPPVDDD
- a CDS encoding dihydroorotase gives rise to the protein MTDIHIKDAQVVTASGVQHGEITMSDGTIDAAGPASAVPTPSNPDTVIDADGMVALPGATDVHTHMHDDELFPDGIDFASQTASAVAGGVTTVIELPTQTPVTTPEAIQRKAETCSTLAHIDFGLVAGNIQDPDIDVSGIMSAGVADFKTFTADPYLASDASIAALMRHVGDAGGTVRVHCETQGLLDDARSTIVSDDPEVYMGSRPLEAELDAISRAGYFAEYADCPLHVVHISSGSGAREAGRFKSRANVPVTLETCPQYLAFSKEDVADKGPFLKVNPSLKSDAERERLWDAVQDGTIDLIGTDHFPTYRETRDVGWDDIWEPYAGLPGVETMVEFLVSEGVHKGRLSWPRLCELVCAAPARSAGIYPRKGSLQQGTDADVVLIRDEEYEVTADDHTFVGGWTPYEGQHWSARVDTVIAGGEIVAKDHRVRSTAGRGQFLNRPL
- a CDS encoding bacteriohemerythrin, with translation MGTDSTGEFAEWDDERYSTNIERFDEQHKRLFGLLNDLHTAMNEGHSEEEVGDILRELERYTEYHFGDEEEFMQNCGYAMDCSDCFYNHREMHEEFADKVQELREKHENGEYVTMEVLTVARDWLDAHIAAGDEDQNYADYFQTEVSDDYEYEPGQLYHDRTASEDPVPVDRQSEDAGVRLDSDIYDGASLSVPDGSVASWFEDIVSDHGDRTAALVRDDGEFVERSFEELAERAKAVAGGLLSTELRPGDRLAIRAQSQYEWSVLDLACHFAGLVPVALYPSASDDRAAQIIERTGATGLVAAGDVADDLAMAVETVLDFEDLPTAEARVLPGLQTDGDEVATVAFDVASPAEKAGCALTHRNLLAAAESLREALPTGPGATGTCSLPLAHIYQRVSTYYLWATGSAVAYLGAEEFVDQLAAVEPEVLVGVPKMYQQLYGTIQDRLGDMGWMKRKVGGRVASYGEGIVEGQGTPLKYRAANRLVYKPLRQEAGLSNLTYALSGTGRLDDHLLYFFRGLGVPVCELYGSVGTTGVGALNPAESFVQGSIGDPMPGVEIAVSENRELLIRGPTVLGGFLDDGQTGSQTLRDDWYHTGEVGEVGPDGTLSVGE
- a CDS encoding amidohydrolase family protein → MILNAGTLITMDDERTVRSEVHVVVEDGEIVAIEDGYASGDEVVDATEEVVIPGLVNCHTHMYALPIRGAPLAASPESFYEALVDIWWNVDEAFTERDARLSALGSSVEMLQSGVTTFCDNYSGPNTLPGGLDAVAEGVAQTPIRGMITFETTARNSEAQARDGIAENQRFIDEAEDQYDTVSGHYCLHTLFTNTEDIVAECVDRATDDNRPIQIHLEEGLVDVHESIADYGERPVFALEDMGFFDAEVIAAHCVHSTESEIEVLAEHDVNVAHNPYSNINNAVGIADVETMQAHEMTIGLGDDGWDPDMFETMRSAVGIHKLKQRNPSGFDMATALEWATIGSAAVLGMDDAVGSIEVGKRGDFVTLDLGPNPVLDGSAPYYVVSAASRADVTRTIIDGESVYDQQSGVTGVDDSDMTAVGDASAELWERL
- the thrC gene encoding threonine synthase; this translates as MGMTQVTTLECTLCGAEYDPNRIIYTCPEHEGVKGILEVTYDYDAIDDAFDGDLGGPIASQWKYEAFLPVAADADIVTLNEGGTDLFDAPNLSAALGVETLVKDDGRNPTGCFKDRASAIAVTKAKHAGRDIITCASTGNAAASLSGYAARGGMDCRIFVPGDAPTGKLAQPLVYGADVLAVNGNYDEAYDLSVEVTEKYGWYNRNAAINPFQVEGKRTVGHELADQSIARGHVPDWVVFSMGDGCTIAGAWKGFKEFYDLGYVDDHPKMLGVQAEGASAIHDAFHNHEDIDDIAETLADSIAVGRPRNTIKACRALEQSGGTSVLVSDEEILEAETLLGSTEGIYSEPAGAAPIAGVQTALDRGIIEQDETVVVVSTGFGLKDTKSAEKATGGVDRIDPEIAEVEGLYGTAEEAAADD